From one Dermacentor silvarum isolate Dsil-2018 chromosome 3, BIME_Dsil_1.4, whole genome shotgun sequence genomic stretch:
- the LOC119446548 gene encoding Parkinson disease protein 7 homolog codes for MLSRCVCVFSRRRQNYSNLSMAKKALLILAEGAEEMEAVIAADVLRRAGVDVNIAGLTGASPVKCSRNVVVVPDMSLEDATLQAPYDVIVLPGGLKGAESLAASPAVGKLLKEQEKSGRLVAAICAAPIALMSHGIGHGKHVTSHPSKKEDISKGDYKYCEDRVVIDGQLITSRGPGTAFEFALAIVEKLENKAAAEKLVPPMLVKV; via the exons ATGCTTTCTCGTTGCGTGTGTGTGTTCTCACGCCGGCGTCAGAACTATTCAAACTTAAGTATGGCCAAAAAAGCTCTCCTTATCCTCGCCGAAGGCGCGGAAGAGATGGAAGCGGTTATCGCAGCCGATGTATTGCGAAGAGCTGGT GTCGACGTTAACATCGCTGGCCTCACCGGTGCCAGCCCTGTGAAGTGCAGCCGAAACGTCGTCGTTGTACCGGACATGAGTTTGGAAGATGCTACGTTGCAGGCTCCGTACGATGTAATCGTTCTACCCGGCGGGCTGAAGGGAGCAGAAAGCTTGGCAGCG AGTCCAGCAGTTGGCAAGTTGCTGAAGGAGCAAGAAAAAAGTGGACGACTCGTTGCTGCAATTTGTGCAG CTCCTATTGCTCTGATGAGTCATGGCATTGGTCATGGAAAGCACGTCACATCGCACCCAAGCAAGAAAGAAGACATTTCTAAGG GCGACTACAAGTACTGCGAGGATAGAGTCGTGATCGATGGTCAACTGATTACAAGCCGAGGCCCGGGCACAGCCTTTGAGTTTGCCTTGGCCATTGTCGAGAAGCTGGAGAACAAAGCTGCTGCGGAAAAACTCGTTCCACCCATGCTAGTGAAAGTGTGA